One genomic window of Streptomyces sp. NBC_01276 includes the following:
- a CDS encoding MBL fold metallo-hydrolase, translating to MTYSGAVKVGGPADVHELADLMISKVAVGPMNNNAYLLRCRATGEQLLIDAAAEADTLINLIGDDGIASVVTTHRHGDHWGALADVVEATGARTYAGALDAEGIPVATDVPVGDGDKITVGRVELTARHLVGHTPGSIALIYDDPHGHPHVFTGDCLFPGGVGNTHDDPKAFASLIDDVQHKLFEQLPDETWVYPGHGNDTMLGTERPHLAEWRERGW from the coding sequence ATGACGTACAGCGGAGCGGTGAAGGTCGGCGGCCCTGCCGACGTGCACGAACTCGCGGACCTGATGATCTCCAAGGTCGCCGTGGGCCCCATGAACAACAACGCGTACCTGCTGCGCTGCCGGGCCACCGGCGAGCAGCTGCTGATCGACGCGGCCGCCGAGGCGGACACGCTGATCAACCTGATCGGCGACGACGGCATCGCGTCCGTCGTCACCACCCACCGGCACGGCGACCACTGGGGCGCCCTCGCGGACGTCGTGGAGGCCACCGGCGCCCGGACGTACGCGGGCGCCCTCGACGCGGAGGGCATCCCCGTCGCCACGGACGTGCCGGTCGGGGACGGGGACAAGATCACGGTCGGCCGGGTCGAGCTGACCGCGCGCCACCTGGTCGGCCACACCCCCGGCTCGATCGCGCTGATCTACGACGACCCGCACGGTCACCCGCACGTGTTCACCGGCGACTGCCTCTTCCCGGGCGGCGTCGGCAACACCCACGACGACCCGAAGGCCTTCGCCAGCCTCATCGACGACGTCCAGCACAAGCTCTTCGAGCAGCTGCCGGACGAGACCTGGGTCTACCCGGGGCACGGCAACGACACCATGCTCGGCACCGAGCGCCCGCACCTGGCCGAGTGGCGCGAACGCGGCTGGTGA
- a CDS encoding NAD(P)-dependent oxidoreductase, producing MELTVFGATGGVGREVVRQGLAAGHGVTAVVRDPARLDVPPHDRLRVAVVADLTDEDALVPVLAGRDAVVSALGAAGNKQARLRPVTGPALRAVVSAMDRAGVTRLSAVSAAPLGPDSPGDGLFLRAVLYPALRRALRDLYADLAVMEDTLRASGLRWTVVRPPRLLDRPHTGRYRRALDANVPGGKVIARADVADALLSTLTDPSTECHAVGVAA from the coding sequence ATGGAACTCACGGTGTTCGGAGCCACCGGCGGCGTCGGCCGCGAGGTCGTCCGTCAGGGCCTGGCGGCGGGCCACGGGGTGACGGCGGTCGTCCGCGACCCGGCCCGGCTGGACGTCCCGCCGCACGACCGGCTCCGGGTGGCGGTGGTGGCCGACCTGACGGACGAGGACGCGCTGGTCCCGGTCCTGGCCGGGCGGGACGCGGTGGTCTCCGCGCTGGGCGCCGCGGGCAACAAGCAGGCACGGCTCCGCCCGGTCACCGGGCCGGCCCTGCGGGCGGTCGTCTCCGCGATGGACCGGGCGGGCGTGACCCGGCTGTCGGCGGTCAGCGCCGCCCCGCTCGGGCCCGACTCCCCGGGGGACGGCCTGTTCCTGCGCGCGGTGCTCTACCCGGCGCTGCGCCGGGCCCTGCGCGACCTGTACGCGGACCTCGCGGTCATGGAGGACACCCTGCGCGCGAGCGGGCTCCGGTGGACCGTGGTCCGGCCGCCGCGCCTGCTGGACCGGCCGCACACGGGCCGCTACCGCCGCGCCCTCGACGCCAATGTGCCCGGCGGCAAGGTCATCGCCCGCGCGGACGTGGCGGACGCCCTGCTGAGCACCCTGACCGACCCGTCGACGGAGTGCCACGCCGTGGGCGTCGCCGCCTGA
- a CDS encoding maleylpyruvate isomerase family mycothiol-dependent enzyme, with protein MTDHVHDLRSVREATDRLLNAVAKLDNAALAEESHLPGWTRGHVLAHLARNADALVNVFEGRPMYESGTARDADIERDAGRPLEEHLTDLRDSGARFLATTEPAQDWSRTVELRNGVTDLASNVPFRRLVEVELHHVDLNIGYELTDLSGEFTEREIAFLADRWSGRPEVPPVTLEAAPGLVWHTGGTEGTPVTLSGPTAELLGWLAGRGLRGAHLAVEAGDGLPELPPL; from the coding sequence ATGACTGATCATGTGCACGACCTGCGATCTGTACGTGAAGCCACGGACCGGCTGCTGAACGCGGTCGCGAAACTGGACAACGCCGCCCTCGCCGAGGAGTCACACCTCCCCGGCTGGACGCGTGGCCACGTCCTGGCCCACCTCGCACGCAACGCGGACGCCCTCGTGAACGTCTTCGAGGGCCGCCCCATGTACGAGAGCGGCACCGCCCGCGACGCGGACATCGAGCGCGACGCCGGCAGGCCCCTGGAAGAACACCTCACGGACCTCCGTGATTCCGGCGCCCGCTTCCTGGCCACGACCGAGCCCGCCCAGGACTGGTCGCGCACGGTCGAGCTGCGCAACGGCGTCACCGACCTCGCCTCCAACGTGCCGTTCCGGCGCCTGGTCGAGGTCGAGCTGCACCACGTCGACCTGAACATCGGCTACGAGCTCACCGACCTCTCCGGCGAGTTCACCGAACGGGAGATCGCCTTCCTCGCGGACCGCTGGTCCGGCCGCCCGGAGGTCCCGCCGGTGACCCTGGAGGCCGCGCCCGGCCTGGTCTGGCACACCGGCGGCACGGAGGGCACCCCGGTGACCCTCTCCGGCCCCACGGCCGAGCTGCTCGGCTGGCTCGCCGGGCGCGGTCTGCGCGGCGCCCATCTCGCCGTCGAGGCCGGCGACGGCCTGCCCGAGCTCCCCCCGCTCTAG
- a CDS encoding TerD family protein → MTAELVRGQNHPLSRNRVEIRVSAGTAVLALAVTGDEAGRPAGPGALAHPGARALPGLEVPDRVGDRHRFTVDLDAVGAAVHRVRVLLVLPPGGPARFGAVAAPHAAVAEPEGAELAAYTITGLGSESAVVALELYRRQGAWKVRAVGQGYAGGLGALLADSGLTGPAADELTAAALGLTASGDITLATLPTGAAPTVPHGLRTPQDAAPGAPGGPAAPAPEPPDPLPVSGTPYAGTPGPVPPGPVPSSGPSGADTVGGPTGASAGAAAAAGGPPTIDYAHPRRRRTSAEAPEPAPRPEPADPGQPPRPVAGDASGWSMDERLYNQVWGMFEDLARTVAAYRGAVDFADSRLDRELDEALSDPRGRIDGSANAARDTARARRDDLVAQARAVLDRDLAQLTAEAEVVEPALPPAYARWAAPVWHGRSTPAEAPLALRLGDLSLPERPELRIPMLMRVPLERGLWIDNGRTGSEAAMTMDTDRLRRAAMDMAVAHAVRLLAVHPADALSVHVVDAAGAGAASLAPLVRAGVLAAPPAAGAEGVTRTLERLTRRVDLVQMALRAGAPEDLPPDVDRAEQLLIVHDFPHGFDDRAVTRLRYLADEGPAVGVHLLMVADRDEASAYGPLLDPLWRSLMRLSPVPDHHLADPWVQHAWTFEPDLPPRGSRVLEQTLERIAQDRRSARR, encoded by the coding sequence ATGACGGCCGAACTGGTCCGGGGGCAGAACCACCCCCTGTCCCGCAATCGGGTGGAGATCCGGGTCTCGGCCGGCACGGCCGTGCTGGCCCTGGCCGTCACCGGCGACGAGGCGGGCCGGCCGGCCGGTCCCGGGGCCCTGGCGCATCCCGGGGCCCGGGCCCTGCCGGGCCTGGAGGTCCCGGACCGGGTCGGCGACCGCCACCGGTTCACCGTCGACCTCGACGCGGTCGGGGCGGCCGTCCACCGGGTCCGGGTGCTGCTGGTGCTGCCGCCCGGCGGGCCCGCGCGCTTCGGCGCGGTCGCCGCCCCGCACGCGGCCGTGGCCGAGCCGGAGGGCGCCGAGCTCGCGGCGTACACCATCACCGGCCTCGGCTCCGAGAGCGCCGTCGTGGCCCTGGAGCTGTACCGGCGCCAGGGCGCCTGGAAGGTCCGGGCCGTGGGCCAGGGCTACGCCGGCGGCCTCGGCGCGCTCCTGGCCGACTCCGGCCTGACCGGCCCGGCCGCCGACGAGCTGACGGCCGCCGCCCTGGGCCTGACGGCCTCCGGGGACATCACCCTGGCCACCCTGCCGACCGGGGCCGCGCCGACCGTCCCGCACGGGCTGCGGACCCCGCAGGACGCGGCGCCGGGCGCCCCCGGGGGGCCCGCCGCGCCGGCCCCGGAGCCGCCGGACCCGCTCCCGGTCTCCGGCACCCCCTACGCGGGCACGCCCGGTCCGGTCCCGCCCGGCCCCGTCCCGTCCTCCGGGCCGTCCGGCGCGGACACCGTCGGCGGCCCCACCGGGGCGAGCGCCGGGGCGGCGGCCGCCGCCGGGGGCCCGCCGACCATCGACTACGCCCACCCGCGCCGTCGCCGCACCAGCGCCGAAGCCCCCGAGCCGGCCCCCCGCCCCGAACCCGCCGACCCGGGGCAGCCGCCGCGTCCCGTCGCCGGGGACGCCAGTGGCTGGTCCATGGACGAGCGCCTCTACAACCAGGTCTGGGGCATGTTCGAGGACCTGGCCCGCACCGTGGCCGCCTACCGCGGCGCCGTCGACTTCGCCGACTCCCGCCTCGACCGGGAGCTCGACGAGGCACTGTCCGACCCCCGGGGCCGGATCGACGGCTCCGCGAACGCCGCCCGCGACACCGCCCGGGCCCGCCGCGACGACCTCGTGGCCCAGGCCCGCGCCGTCCTCGACCGCGACCTGGCCCAGCTCACCGCCGAGGCCGAGGTGGTGGAGCCCGCGCTGCCGCCCGCCTACGCCCGCTGGGCCGCTCCCGTCTGGCACGGCCGGAGCACACCCGCCGAGGCCCCGCTGGCGCTGCGCCTGGGCGATCTGAGCCTGCCCGAGCGGCCGGAGCTGCGGATCCCCATGCTGATGCGGGTCCCGCTGGAACGCGGCCTGTGGATCGACAACGGCCGCACCGGCTCCGAGGCGGCCATGACCATGGACACCGACCGGCTGCGCCGCGCCGCCATGGACATGGCCGTCGCGCACGCCGTGCGGCTGCTCGCGGTCCACCCCGCCGACGCCCTCTCCGTCCATGTCGTCGACGCGGCCGGGGCGGGCGCCGCCTCTCTGGCGCCGCTGGTGCGCGCCGGGGTGCTGGCCGCGCCGCCGGCGGCGGGGGCCGAGGGGGTCACCCGGACCCTGGAGCGGCTGACCCGGCGGGTGGACCTCGTACAGATGGCGCTGCGCGCGGGGGCTCCGGAGGACCTGCCGCCGGACGTGGACCGGGCCGAGCAGCTGCTGATCGTGCACGACTTCCCGCACGGCTTCGACGACCGCGCCGTCACCCGGCTGCGCTACCTGGCCGACGAGGGCCCGGCGGTCGGCGTGCACCTGCTGATGGTCGCGGACCGTGACGAGGCCTCCGCCTACGGGCCGCTGCTGGATCCGCTGTGGCGCTCGCTGATGCGGCTCTCGCCGGTGCCGGACCACCACCTCGCCGACCCCTGGGTGCAGCACGCCTGGACCTTCGAGCCGGACCTGCCGCCGCGGGGCAGCCGGGTCCTGGAGCAGACGCTGGAGCGGATCGCGCAGGACCGGAGGTCCGCCCGGCGGTGA
- a CDS encoding TerC family protein, with amino-acid sequence MDVSLTLWVLTIVGLGILIGADFFIGRKPHDVSVKEAGIWTVVWIVLAALFGLGLFLFGNGQASQEFFAGFITEKSLSVDNLFVFVLIMAKFSVPSHLQQRVLLVGVLIALVLRAVFIAAGAAIITSFAWVFYIFGAFLIYTAWKLIQEARKDEEEEEFEENRLLKSIEARFGVADRYHGTKLFIRENGKRILTPLMVVMLAIGTTDVLFALDSIPAIFGLTQDPYIVFTANAFALMGLRQLYFLIGGLLKKLVHLSYGLSVILGFIGVKLVLHALHESGVHVPQISIPVSLGVICGVLVITTITSLVASKKQAAAEAAADPRTRSVDA; translated from the coding sequence GTGGACGTTTCGTTGACCCTATGGGTGCTGACCATCGTCGGTCTGGGCATCCTGATCGGCGCCGATTTCTTCATCGGCCGCAAACCGCACGACGTTTCCGTCAAGGAGGCGGGCATCTGGACGGTCGTCTGGATCGTCCTGGCCGCCCTCTTCGGCCTGGGGCTGTTCCTCTTCGGCAACGGCCAGGCCTCCCAGGAGTTCTTCGCCGGCTTCATCACCGAGAAGTCCCTGAGCGTGGACAACCTCTTCGTCTTCGTCCTGATCATGGCGAAGTTCTCGGTGCCCTCCCACCTCCAGCAGCGCGTCCTGCTCGTCGGCGTACTGATCGCCCTGGTCCTGCGCGCGGTGTTCATCGCCGCCGGCGCCGCGATCATCACCAGCTTCGCCTGGGTCTTCTACATCTTCGGCGCCTTCCTCATCTACACCGCCTGGAAGCTGATCCAGGAGGCCCGCAAGGACGAGGAGGAAGAGGAGTTCGAGGAGAACCGCCTCCTCAAGTCGATCGAGGCCAGGTTCGGCGTCGCCGACCGCTATCACGGCACCAAGCTCTTCATCCGTGAGAACGGCAAGCGGATCCTGACCCCGCTGATGGTCGTCATGCTCGCCATCGGCACCACCGACGTCCTCTTCGCCCTGGACTCGATCCCCGCGATCTTCGGCCTCACCCAGGACCCGTACATCGTCTTCACCGCCAACGCCTTCGCCCTGATGGGCCTGCGCCAGCTGTACTTCCTGATCGGCGGCCTGCTCAAGAAGCTGGTCCACCTCAGCTACGGCCTGTCCGTCATCCTCGGCTTCATCGGCGTCAAGCTGGTGCTGCACGCCCTGCACGAGTCCGGGGTGCACGTCCCGCAGATCTCCATCCCGGTCTCCCTCGGCGTCATCTGCGGTGTCCTGGTGATCACCACCATCACCAGCCTGGTGGCCTCGAAGAAGCAGGCGGCGGCCGAAGCCGCCGCCGACCCGCGGACCCGGAGCGTCGACGCCTAG
- a CDS encoding TetR/AcrR family transcriptional regulator, whose product MLTPKSSRPTPERLLDAGETLMRTIGLANTTTKAIAREAGCSEAALYKHYANKEELFVRVLMERTPNAGPLMTALTAGPGEGTVEEALTDIARHAALFYADAMPLAASLFAEPVLLSRHREGVREIGAGPHVVLEALEGRLVRERDAGRLRDGADPRAAAALLLGACFQRAFFLHFSGVEAVQPVEEFAPAIARTLWAAIG is encoded by the coding sequence ATGCTCACCCCGAAGTCAAGCCGGCCCACCCCCGAGCGTCTCCTGGACGCGGGTGAAACCCTCATGCGCACCATCGGCCTCGCCAACACCACCACCAAGGCGATCGCCCGCGAGGCGGGCTGCTCGGAGGCCGCGCTCTACAAGCACTACGCCAACAAGGAAGAGCTGTTCGTCCGCGTCCTGATGGAGCGCACCCCCAACGCCGGTCCGCTCATGACCGCGCTCACCGCAGGGCCGGGCGAGGGGACCGTGGAGGAGGCGCTCACCGACATCGCCCGGCACGCCGCGCTCTTCTACGCCGACGCCATGCCCCTGGCGGCCTCGCTCTTCGCCGAACCCGTCCTGCTCAGCCGCCACCGCGAGGGCGTCCGGGAGATCGGCGCGGGCCCCCACGTGGTGCTGGAAGCCCTGGAGGGGCGGCTGGTCCGGGAACGGGACGCGGGCCGGCTCCGGGACGGCGCGGACCCGCGCGCCGCCGCGGCCCTGCTGCTCGGCGCCTGCTTCCAGCGGGCCTTCTTCCTGCACTTCTCCGGGGTCGAAGCGGTCCAGCCGGTCGAGGAGTTCGCCCCCGCGATCGCCCGCACCCTGTGGGCCGCTATCGGCTGA
- a CDS encoding MFS transporter → MQQHPVPSPGSSPSMARIASASLAGTAIEFYDFFAYGTAAALVLGPLFFPAFSPLAATLAAFGTFGIGFLARPLGSVVFGHVGDRYGRRPVLLGSLLLTGVATVAVGCVPPYASIGIAAPALLLLLRFLQGLGLGGEWGGAVLLTAEHAPERRRGLWSSFPQMGPPVGFLLANGLVLALSAALTDAQFSAWGWRVPFWGAGLLALAGLWLRRSVEETPEFRALTETGRRAEAPLTEVVRGHWRLLLLTGGAMAFGYAVFYAVTTWSLSYATGHLRVDRTVMLACVMAAVLVQGLATPLLAVLGDRWGRRPLCLAGSAVCAVWMFPFTALLRTGEPLLITLGCVVALFGMIMAFSVVGAYLPELYAPRIRCTGAAVGYNLGGVLGGALTPVVATALAQGSGPPWGVAVYLTLVCLASLACFALLPETNPAVLRTGAGPGLGADTGTGAAEAAAPVQAPSERLG, encoded by the coding sequence ATGCAACAACACCCCGTCCCCTCCCCCGGCTCCTCCCCCTCGATGGCGCGGATCGCCTCGGCCTCGCTCGCCGGCACCGCCATCGAGTTCTACGACTTCTTCGCCTACGGCACGGCCGCCGCCCTGGTCCTCGGCCCGCTGTTCTTCCCCGCCTTCTCCCCGCTGGCCGCCACCCTCGCGGCCTTCGGCACCTTCGGCATCGGCTTCCTCGCCCGCCCCCTCGGCTCCGTCGTCTTCGGCCACGTCGGCGACCGCTACGGCCGCCGGCCGGTGCTCCTCGGCTCGCTGCTGCTCACCGGCGTCGCCACGGTGGCCGTCGGCTGCGTGCCCCCGTACGCCTCCATCGGCATCGCCGCGCCCGCGCTGCTGCTCCTGCTGCGCTTCCTGCAGGGGCTCGGACTCGGCGGCGAGTGGGGCGGGGCGGTGCTGCTCACCGCCGAACACGCCCCGGAGCGGCGGCGCGGGTTGTGGTCGAGCTTCCCCCAGATGGGCCCGCCGGTCGGCTTCCTGCTGGCCAACGGCCTGGTGCTGGCGCTCTCGGCGGCCCTGACCGACGCGCAGTTCAGCGCCTGGGGCTGGCGGGTGCCGTTCTGGGGCGCGGGGCTGCTGGCACTGGCGGGGCTGTGGCTGCGGCGGTCCGTCGAGGAGACCCCGGAGTTCCGCGCGCTCACCGAGACGGGCCGGCGGGCCGAGGCCCCGCTGACCGAGGTCGTGCGCGGCCACTGGCGGCTGCTGCTGCTGACCGGCGGGGCGATGGCGTTCGGGTACGCCGTCTTCTACGCGGTCACCACCTGGTCCCTCTCGTACGCGACCGGGCACCTGCGCGTGGACCGCACCGTGATGCTGGCCTGCGTGATGGCCGCCGTCCTGGTCCAGGGCCTGGCCACCCCGCTGCTCGCGGTGCTCGGCGACCGCTGGGGGCGGCGTCCGCTGTGCCTGGCCGGCAGCGCGGTCTGCGCGGTGTGGATGTTCCCGTTCACGGCCCTGCTGCGCACCGGGGAGCCGCTGCTGATCACGCTGGGCTGCGTGGTGGCGCTGTTCGGGATGATCATGGCCTTCTCGGTGGTGGGCGCGTACCTGCCCGAGCTGTACGCCCCGCGGATCCGCTGCACCGGCGCGGCCGTCGGCTACAACCTGGGCGGGGTGCTGGGCGGCGCGCTGACGCCCGTCGTGGCGACGGCCCTGGCGCAGGGCTCCGGGCCGCCCTGGGGCGTCGCGGTGTACCTGACGCTGGTCTGCCTGGCGAGCCTGGCCTGCTTCGCGCTGCTCCCGGAGACGAACCCCGCGGTGCTCCGCACGGGCGCGGGTCCGGGCCTGGGCGCGGACACGGGAACGGGGGCGGCCGAAGCGGCCGCCCCCGTCCAGGCCCCGTCGGAGCGCCTGGGCTAG
- the uvrA gene encoding excinuclease ABC subunit UvrA, which translates to MTDRLIVRGAREHNLKNVSLDLPRDSLIVFTGLSGSGKSSLAFDTIFAEGQRRYVESLSSYARQFLGQMDKPDVDFIEGLSPAVSIDQKSTSRNPRSTVGTITEVYDYLRLLFARIGKPHCPECRRPISRQSPQAIVDKVLALPEGSRFQVLSPLVRERKGEFVDLFADLQTKGYSRARVDGQTIQLSEPPTLKKQEKHTIEVVIDRLTVKDSAKRRLTDSVETALGLSGGMVILDFVDLAEDDPERERMYSEHLYCPYDDLSFEELEPRSFSFNSPFGACPECTGIGTRMEVDPELIVPDEDKSLDEGAVSPWSLGHTRDYFQRLVGALAQELGFRTDIAWAGLPLRARKALLYGHKTQIEVRYRNRYGRERAYTTAFEGAVPFVKRRHAESESDASRERFEGYMREVPCPTCEGTRLKPIVLAVTVMERSIAEVAAMSISECADFLGRLTLDARDRKIAERVLKEVNERLRFLVDVGLDYLSLNRAAGTLSGGEAQRIRLATQIGSGLVGVLYVLDEPSIGLHQRDNHRLIETLVRLRDMGNTLIVVEHDEDTIKVADWVVDIGPGAGEHGGKVVHSGSLKELLKNSESMTGQYLSGKRSIPVPDVRRPVNGERRLTVHGAKENNLRDIDVSFPLGVLTAVTGVSGSGKSTLVNDILYTHLARELNGARSVPGRHTRVDGDDLVDKVVHVDQSPIGRTPRSNPATYTGVFDHVRKLFAETMEAKVRGYLPGRFSFNVKGGRCENCSGDGTIKIEMNFLPDVYVPCEVCHGDRYNRETLEVHYKGKSIAEVLNMPIEEALDFFEAVPTIARHLRTLNEVGLGYVRLGQSAPTLSGGEAQRVKLASELQKRSTGRTVYVLDEPTTGLHFEDISKLIKVLSGLVDKGNSVIVIEHNLDVIKTADWVVDMGPEGGYGGGLVVAEGTPEQVASVGASHTGKFLRDILGADRVSDAAEPPARTAKKAAPAKKAVAAKKTAAAGTKTAAAKKAAPAKKATRARKA; encoded by the coding sequence GTGACCGACCGTCTCATCGTTCGTGGCGCTCGCGAGCACAACCTGAAGAACGTCTCGCTCGACCTGCCCCGCGATTCACTCATCGTCTTCACCGGACTCTCCGGCTCGGGCAAGTCCTCCCTGGCCTTCGACACGATCTTCGCCGAGGGCCAGCGCCGCTACGTCGAGTCGCTCTCCTCCTACGCCCGCCAGTTCCTGGGGCAGATGGACAAGCCCGACGTCGACTTCATCGAGGGCCTCTCCCCGGCCGTCTCGATCGACCAGAAGTCGACCTCGCGCAACCCCCGCTCCACCGTCGGCACCATCACCGAGGTCTACGACTACCTCCGCCTGCTCTTCGCCCGCATCGGCAAGCCCCACTGCCCCGAGTGCCGCCGCCCGATCTCCCGGCAGTCGCCGCAGGCGATCGTCGACAAGGTCCTCGCCCTGCCCGAGGGCAGCCGGTTCCAGGTGCTGTCGCCGCTGGTGCGCGAGCGCAAGGGCGAGTTCGTCGACCTCTTCGCGGACCTCCAGACCAAGGGCTACAGCCGGGCCCGGGTGGACGGCCAGACCATCCAGCTCTCCGAGCCCCCCACGCTGAAGAAGCAGGAGAAGCACACCATCGAGGTGGTCATCGACCGCCTCACCGTCAAGGACAGCGCCAAGCGCCGGCTCACCGACTCCGTCGAGACCGCGCTGGGCCTCTCCGGCGGCATGGTCATCCTGGACTTCGTCGACCTCGCCGAGGACGACCCCGAGCGTGAGCGGATGTACTCCGAGCACCTCTACTGCCCCTACGACGACCTCTCCTTCGAGGAGCTGGAGCCCCGCTCCTTCTCCTTCAACTCCCCCTTCGGCGCCTGCCCCGAGTGCACCGGCATCGGCACGCGCATGGAGGTGGACCCGGAGCTGATCGTCCCGGACGAGGACAAGTCCCTGGACGAGGGCGCCGTCTCGCCGTGGTCGCTCGGGCACACCAGGGACTACTTCCAGCGGCTCGTCGGCGCCCTCGCGCAGGAGCTGGGCTTCCGTACGGACATCGCGTGGGCCGGGCTGCCGCTGCGCGCCAGGAAGGCCCTGCTGTACGGGCACAAGACGCAGATCGAGGTCCGCTACCGCAACCGCTACGGGCGCGAGCGCGCGTACACCACCGCCTTCGAGGGGGCCGTTCCCTTCGTCAAGCGCCGGCACGCGGAGTCCGAGAGCGACGCCAGCCGGGAGCGCTTCGAGGGCTACATGCGCGAGGTGCCCTGCCCGACCTGCGAGGGGACCAGGCTCAAGCCGATCGTCCTCGCGGTGACGGTGATGGAGCGGTCCATCGCCGAGGTCGCCGCCATGTCGATCAGCGAATGCGCGGACTTCCTGGGGCGGCTGACCCTCGACGCCCGCGACCGGAAGATCGCCGAGCGGGTCCTCAAGGAGGTCAACGAGCGGCTCCGCTTCCTCGTCGACGTCGGCCTGGACTACCTGTCGCTGAACCGCGCCGCCGGCACCCTCTCGGGTGGTGAGGCCCAGCGCATCCGCCTCGCGACGCAGATCGGATCCGGCCTCGTCGGCGTGCTCTACGTACTCGACGAGCCGTCCATCGGCCTGCACCAGCGGGACAACCACCGGCTGATCGAGACGCTGGTGAGGCTGCGGGACATGGGCAACACCCTGATCGTCGTCGAGCACGACGAGGACACCATCAAGGTGGCCGACTGGGTCGTCGACATCGGCCCCGGCGCCGGCGAGCACGGCGGCAAGGTGGTCCACAGCGGTTCGCTCAAGGAGCTGCTGAAGAACTCCGAGTCGATGACCGGGCAGTACCTGTCGGGCAAGCGGTCCATCCCGGTGCCGGACGTCCGCCGTCCCGTGAACGGGGAGCGCAGGCTCACCGTGCACGGCGCCAAGGAGAACAACCTGCGGGACATCGACGTGTCCTTCCCGCTGGGCGTGCTCACCGCGGTGACGGGCGTATCGGGCTCCGGCAAGTCGACGCTGGTCAACGACATCCTGTACACGCACCTGGCCCGCGAGCTCAACGGCGCCCGGTCGGTCCCCGGCCGGCACACGCGGGTGGACGGCGACGACCTCGTCGACAAGGTCGTGCACGTGGACCAGTCGCCGATCGGCCGCACCCCGCGGTCCAACCCGGCGACGTACACGGGCGTCTTCGACCACGTGCGCAAGCTCTTCGCTGAGACGATGGAGGCGAAGGTGCGCGGCTACCTGCCGGGCCGCTTCTCCTTCAACGTCAAGGGCGGCCGGTGCGAGAACTGCTCCGGCGACGGCACGATCAAGATCGAGATGAACTTCCTGCCGGACGTCTACGTCCCCTGCGAGGTCTGCCACGGCGACCGCTACAACCGGGAGACGCTGGAGGTCCACTACAAGGGCAAGTCCATCGCGGAAGTCCTGAACATGCCGATCGAGGAGGCGCTGGACTTCTTCGAGGCCGTGCCGACGATCGCGCGGCACCTGCGCACGCTGAACGAGGTGGGTCTGGGCTACGTCCGGCTCGGACAGTCCGCGCCGACCCTGTCCGGCGGCGAGGCGCAGCGCGTGAAGCTGGCGTCGGAGCTGCAGAAGCGGTCGACGGGCCGGACGGTGTACGTCCTGGACGAGCCGACGACCGGTCTGCACTTCGAGGACATCAGCAAGCTCATCAAGGTGCTGTCGGGCCTGGTGGACAAGGGCAACTCGGTGATCGTCATCGAGCACAACCTGGACGTCATCAAGACCGCGGACTGGGTCGTCGACATGGGCCCGGAGGGTGGCTACGGCGGCGGGCTCGTCGTCGCCGAGGGCACCCCCGAGCAGGTGGCGTCCGTGGGCGCGAGCCATACGGGCAAGTTCCTGCGGGACATCCTCGGAGCGGACCGGGTCTCGGACGCGGCGGAGCCGCCGGCGCGGACGGCGAAGAAGGCGGCGCCCGCGAAGAAGGCCGTCGCGGCGAAGAAGACGGCCGCCGCGGGGACGAAGACGGCCGCCGCCAAGAAGGCGGCCCCGGCGAAGAAGGCGACGCGCGCCCGCAAGGCGTAG